From a region of the Cyclopterus lumpus isolate fCycLum1 chromosome 5, fCycLum1.pri, whole genome shotgun sequence genome:
- the usp4 gene encoding LOW QUALITY PROTEIN: ubiquitin carboxyl-terminal hydrolase 4 (The sequence of the model RefSeq protein was modified relative to this genomic sequence to represent the inferred CDS: inserted 1 base in 1 codon; deleted 14 bases in 12 codons; substituted 2 bases at 2 genomic stop codons), whose amino-acid sequence MMAEGGGPEPGGAADSDSEPVAAQMPTPSTENQKQTIGSLLKTTLRKGDEWYLIDSRWFKQWKKYVGFDSWDMYNVGERSLYPGPIDNSGLFSDQETQALKEHLIDELDYVLVPTEAWKKLVSWYGCLEGQRPIVRKVVEHGMFVKHCKVEVYLLELNLCENDNMDNVVTRHFSKADTIDTIEKEMRTLFNIPSEKETRLWNKYMSNTYEQLNKPDSTVQDAGLFQGQVLVIERKNEDGTWPRQASHPKSSTTPSRNFTTSPKLSSNSTASISSTVTNGDSSCSPGYTLNNSTSSGNRLGGYNSYSSSYNYRESQSQPGLCGLSNLGNTCFMNSALQCLSNASTLTEYFLNDQYEAEINRENPLGMRGEIAEAYADLVKQMWLSRSSYVAPRTFKTQVGRFAPQFSGYQQQDSQELLAFLLDGLHEDLNRVKKKPYLAVRDAEGRADETVAKEAWTNHRLRNDSIIVDIFHGLFKSTLVCPECSMVSVTFDPFCYLTLPLPMKKDRTMEVFLVRSDPQSRPTQYRVVXPKLGTVTDLCSALSKLCGFPQENMVVADVYNHRFHKIYRRDDGLNQIMEKMTSLLYECTGEASERITCLFISGXRHSKHAGSSSSTMLFGQPLLITVPRHNLIADVLYDKIVERIGRYVKQSQSPNSESRASASASASASAAASAPATASVSSPASASATVASCSQAPECSTSSSLNATLGGCGSPLSDGASCSASSSNGSNHSETCNETNGLYDGNEAKMTHQVSPEPENGQSEEDEEETSDLENGSKGDSAKQCSSPAKLFTFSIVNSYGTANISPLPCDGNVLKLNPHSTVAIDWDTASKKLCYDEQEAEAYEKHESMLQAQKKKATVALRECIELFTTMETLGEHDPWYCPTCKKHQQATKKFDLWSLPQILVVHLKRFSYNRCWRDKLDTVVDFPIRDLNMSEFVCDPKAGPFVYDLVAVSNHYGGMGGGHYTAYGKNKVDGKWYYFDDSSVSSASEDQIVVNXAAYVLFYQRRDEEASSKPQPSASLGGAPEAADDHMDTN is encoded by the exons ATGATGGCCGAGGGAGGCGGACCCGAACCGGGTGGCGCGGCGGACTCCGACTCGGAGCCGGTAGCCGCACAAATGCCAACCCCTTCAACCGAAAATCAAAAGCAGACTATTGGGTCACTTTTGAAGACTACTCTAAGAAAGGGAGACGAATG GTATCTAATAGACAGCCGGTGGTTCAAACAATGGAAGAAGTATGTTGGATTTGACAGCTGGGACATGTACAATGTTGGAGAACGTAGCCTCTATCCAGGACCAATTGATAATTCCGGGCTTTTCTCAG ACCAGGAGACTCAGGCCCTGAAAGAGCACCTTATTGATGAACTGGACTATGTCCTTGTACCAACTGAAGCATGGAAAAAACTTGTCAGCTGGTACGGCTGTCTTGAGGGCCAGAGACCCATCGTCAGGAAG GTTGTTGAACATGGCATGTTTGTCAAGCACTGTAAGGTGGAGGTCTATTTGTTGGAGCTGAACTTGTGTGAGAATGACAACATGGACAATGTTGTCACGCGTCATTTCAGTAAAGCTGATACTATAG ACACTATAGAGAAGGAGATGAGAACGCTGTTCAATATCCCATCAGAGAAGGAGACACGGCTCTGGAACAAATACATGAGCAACACCTACGAGCAGCTGAACAAACCAGACAGCACTGTACAGGATGCTGGTCTCTTCCAGGGGCAG GTGCTTGTGATTGAGCGGAAGAATGAGGATGGCACGTGGCCCAGACAAGCCTCCCATCCCAA ATCCAGTACTACCCCATCCAGGAATTTCACTACCTCCCCAAAACTATCCTCCAACTCAACAGCAAGTATCTCCTCAACAGTAACCAATGGAGACAGCAGCTGTAGCCCTGGCTACACACTTAACAACAGCACATCCTCTGGTAACAG ATTGGGGGGCTACAATTCATACAGCTCGTCCTATAACTACAGAGAGTCACAGTCACAGCCTGGCCTGTGTGGTCTCAGTAATTTGGGCAACACATGCTTCATGAACTCTGCCCTCCag TGCCTGAGCAATGCATCTACACTCACAGAGTACTTCCTCAATGACCAGTATGAGGCAGAGATTAACCGAGAGAATCCCCTGGGAATGAGGGGAGAGATTGCAGAGGCCTATGCAGATCTAGTAAAGCAGATGTGGCTGAGCCGCAGCAGCTATGTGGCCCCACGTACTTTCAAA ACCCAGGTCGGACGTTTTGCCCCCCAGTTTTCAGGCTACCAGCAGCAGGACTCCCAGGAGTTGTTGGCGTTCCTGCTCGACGGGCTCCATGAAGATCTAAACCGTGTCAAGAAGAAGCCTTATCTGGCCGTGAGGGATGCTGAGGGCCGTGCAGATGAG ACTGTTGCAAAGGAAGCCTGGACAAACCACCGTTTGCGCAATGACTCTATTATAGTTGATATTTTCCACGGCCTCTTCAAATCCACTTTGGTGTGCCCAGAGTGCTCCATGGTGTCTGTAACCTTTGACCCATTCTGCTACCTCACACTGCCTCTGCCCATGAAGAAGGACCGTACTATGGAAGTTTTCCTGGTGCGATCAGACCCTCAGTCCAGACCAACACAG taTCGAGTGG GTCCCAAACTGGGAACAGTGACCGACCTGTGCAGCGCCTTGTCCAAACTCTGTGGATTCCCACAGGAAAAC ATGGTGGTGGCTGACGTTTACAATCATAGGTTCCATAAAATCTATAGACGGGATGATGGTCTCAACCAAATCATGGAAAAGATGACATCTTTGT tgtatgaat GTACAGGAGAGGCCAGTGAGAGGATTACCTGCCTGTTTATTTCAGGGTAGCGCCACTCCAAGCATGCAGGAAGTTCCTCAAGCACCATGCTGTTTGGCCAGCCTTTACTCATCACTGTGCCCAGACAC AACCTCATAGCAGACGTTCTTTATGACAAGATCGTAGAGAGAATTGG GCGCTATGTA AAGCAATCCCAGAGCCCTAACAGTGAAAGCAGG GCGTCGGCCTCAGCATCGGCCTCAGCGTCGGCCGCAGCGTCGGCCCCTGCGACAGCCTCAGTGTCGTCCCCAGCGTCGGCCTCAGCGACTGTTGCCAGC TGCAGCCAGGCTCCTGAATGTTCCACA TCGTCTAGCCTCAATGCCACCCTGGGTGGCTGTGGCAGCCCCCTGTCAGATGGA GCCTCATGCAGTGCGAGCTCCAGTAACGGCAGCAAC CACTCAGAGACCTGCAATGAAACTAATGGTTTATATGATGGTAATGAGGCTAAGAT GACCCACCAGGTGAGTCCTGAGCCAGAGAATGGCCAGTct gaagaggatgaagaagagacTTCTGACTTGGAAAATGGGTCTAAAGGAGACTCAGCCAAGCAGTGCTCTTCACCAGCC AAGCTCTTCACTTTCAGCATAGTCAACTCTTACGGAACAGCTAACATCAGCCCGCTGCCCTGTGATGGAAATGTCCTTAAACTGAATC CACATTCCACGGTGGCAATCGACTGGGACACAGCATCAAAGAAACTGTGCTATGATGAACAGGAAGCAGAG GCCTACGAGAAGCATGAGAGCATGCTCCAGGCCCAGAAGAAGAAAGCCACTGTGGCTCTGAGGGAATGCATCGAGCTCTTTACAACA ATGGAGACACTTGGAGAACACGATCCATG GTATTGTCCAACATGTAAGAAACACCAA CAGGCCACCAAAAAGTTTGACTTGTGGTCGCTGCCG CAGATTTTGGTAGTTCATCTAAAGCGGTTCTCCTATAACCGGTGTTGGAGGGACAAGCTGGACACAGTGGTGGACTTTCCCATCAG GGATCTGAACATGTCCGAGTTTGTGTGCGATCCTAAGGCCGGCCCCTTTGTATATGACCTCGTTGCCGTGTCCAACCACTACGGGGGAATGGGAGGGGGTCACT ACACAGCTTATGGCAAGAATAAAGTGGATGGAAAGTGGTATTACTTTGATGACAGCAGTGTCTCCTCTGCCTCAGAGGACCAGATTGTGGTGA ACTAAGCAGCCTATGTGCTGTTCTATCAGCGCAGAGATGAGGAAGCCTCCTCCAAACCTCAGCCTTCGGCCTCACTGGGAGGGGCCCCAGAAGCAGCCGATGATCACATGGACACAAACTGA
- the gpx1b gene encoding LOW QUALITY PROTEIN: glutathione peroxidase 1b (The sequence of the model RefSeq protein was modified relative to this genomic sequence to represent the inferred CDS: deleted 5 bases in 3 codons; substituted 1 base at 1 genomic stop codon), which translates to MNELHERYAGKGLVILGVPCNQFGHQVRTXLRTCKNEEILMSLKYIRPGNGFEPKFQLLEKVDVNGKNGHPLFVFLRGKLPFPSDEPAALLDDPKLITWSPVCRNDVAWNFEKFLIGPDGRPFKRYSKRFLTSDIEGDIKKLLSQAQLKTRPPVCCSATCISTTCVTFNSPGETPLGYLLSLHSFCTTLFRPPVLSYIRCCVLFFYNMKASSETKLFVRGVSDEA; encoded by the exons ATGAACGAGCTCCACGAGCGGTACGCCGGCAAGGGGCTCGTGATCCTGGGAGTGCCCTGCAACCAGTTCGGCCATCAGGTGAGGACATGATT GAGAACTTGCAAGAATGAGGAAATC CTCATGTCTCTGAAGTACATCCGTCCTGGAAATGGCTTTGAGCCAAAGTTCCAGCTCCTTGAGAAAGTAGATGTAAATGGGAAAAATGGC catcccctgtttgtgttccTGAGGGGGAAGCTCCCTTTCCCCAGCGACGAGCCAGCTGCCTTGCTTGATGACCCCAAGTTGATCACGTGGAGTCCGGTCTGCAGGAACGACGTGGCCTGGAACTTTGAGAAGTTCCTCATCGGGCCGGATGGGCGT CCGTTCAAGCGCTACAGCAAGAGGTTCCTCACCAGTGACATCGAGGGTGACATCAAGAAGCTCCTCAGCCAGGCGCAACTAAAAACCCGTCCTCCAGTATGCTGTTCAGCCACTTGCATCAGCACAACGTGTGTAACCTTCAATTCACCAGGGGAAACACCTTTGGGCTATTTGCTTTCCCTCCACAGCTTCTGTACAACACTTTTCAGACCACCTGTGCTCTCTTACATACGATGCTGTGTTCTGTTCTTTTACAATATGAAGGCATCCTCTGAAACCAAGTTATTTGTGAGGGGGGTATCTGATGAAGCGTAA